caaaCTTGTGGTTTTGCTCAATAGGAAAGTTTGCTAGTTTGCAAACCAACATTCTTGTCTATTTCAGTAAGTCTAGcacaaacttcctttggcaGGTTATCCACTTCTTAAATCTTGATACCTCAATTCCCTAGTACTTCAAGGGTCCATGATCTTTAATCTCAAATGGTTGGGCCAAGTAGGACTTCAGTCTCATTATCTCAATCCTGTTATTTCTAGTCCCCACAATGTCATTCACATAGACAATAAGGGAaccctccctttctctctctctctctctatatatatatataagttggAATTTAAGAGTTGCAGGGAagcaaagaaggaagaagatgagagaagaagggagaaggagaagaagaagatgaaggccagggggaggagagaaagagatggcaGTAGAACTTGTTGGGAGAGATTACACTTCTCTCCCTTATATTGATTCACTTAGTTTAGGAAAAGGAAATTACATCCTTACCCCCCATGCTAATATAAGATAGCCAagggaggtaaaaggtaaaaagtaaaagcaaaTTACACACTTCTCTCCGTTATATTGATTCACTGAGTTTAGGAAACGGAAATTACATTCAGACCCCCCATGCTTATATAAGATAGCCAAGGGAGGTGAAAGGTAACAAGTAAAAACACATTACAACATATTTCAACATGATGGGCATGtgcctaaaatacccttatcaACTCTAACAATATATTATGCTAGTTAGAAGTCATGtcaatgatatatgatatatttttgCTAATAATGACCTAATATCAGTGAACCAACATACAATAAGCGAATCATAGAATTTAACATTTgtatattcatccaaaaaaaaaaagcaataaataGTAGGGCGAAAGACACAGCCCCTGTTTTCCAGGGGGGGCTGTGAAAAGACACCCTCTGTCCCCCTGAAAACAGGGGCTGCGTCTGGATGTGGGGTACGCAGACGGGTAGCATTCTTCCTCCTCAGATAATAAATCAATGTGAAGTGTCAAAAAACCCATATAATATAActatataagcatattcatttTATGTTCCTCTTTGAACTGGCATGCACAATAACACCAGGAAATGGGCAGTTGAATAATAGTAGAGGTAAGTGTATATTTACTCAAGAATTTTATATGTTGCAGTTGAACAATATTAGCATACACAATAATTGGCAAACACAAGAACACCATCTATAATCTTATGTGCAAGATTTTCATACGATGCAGCTACTGTTTATCTCAAAACAcacaggaaaaaagaaaagaaaaaactactCACTAAGGTGCCTGCCCAGGCCACAAAGCATGCCAAGGCGTTCAGGGCTATgcctaggtgaccaaggcgGTTGCTTTTCTTGCTTCAAGTAAGGCATGTTGTTGCCTTGGTgatgccttgataactatggttttcattcatttcttaaatttatttttggcACATCCATGTGTATCCACAGTTTCCTTGTGAAGTTGCTTTACCTATTCTGCCCCCGACTTTGGTCATTGTTTATCTATTGCCAAGGTAAACTAAGGATAATTTGAATACATAAGCTTTGTAGTGTTGCTTTCTCATCCCCCTCTGAACTTTTTGGTATTTGGATATCACTTAGTAATGATACGGCTCTGTACATGGTTGTGGGGAAGTGAAATCCTAAAGCATCAATTGTCGGACCTTCCATTGTTGAGGGAAATCTCAACTCTTACTCGAGAACAGAGCACATTGTTTCTCTCAAAGTTATCCATCCCCCAAACCTTTTCTACTTATGATCATTTTACCTGAAAACATGCAAATTAAAGTGCTTAGGATGTGTCATGTAGATTGTAAAAGTGTAAATGGTGGACTTTGTTGGTAAGGTTTCGTCTGGACATTGTTCCCTAGAAGTTTATGTAATTCAGTTTGCAGGCATGTCTTGTAACAAATTTCAATTTCCACTAAAGGCGTATTGTTAAAGCTATCTTGTAGCATCTAGTATAATAGAGGGGTATAACTTGTAGTGTACGAGTGATTCAGTAGGAAAAGTGATGCTAAGGTCATGATTCAATTTATGCAAGTCAGCTTTTTGCATTTTCATATTCACAACCAAGCACCATAAGTGTCAAGAATGGACCATCATTGTCATCCTTTGGCATCATATGTGCAGACTCTGCTCCACTCCCATTTACTCCCCAAATCCTTATCTCGTCACCAGGGTTGGCATCCTTTCTGATTTTCCACTAGTCATAACGGAAGCTCTGACTTGCACCATGGCACTGTTTCTTGCTGTGTGTAACATGGTGGGAACACCACAAATAAGACCTACAGAAACAGTTGAGGGTTTATTCATTCCCCCccaccctcaaaaaaaaaaaaaaaaaaaaaaaaaaaaaaaaaagaaaaagatagaaaaaataaaatattaaagggTTAATGCCAAGGAACGATAAGGTGGGACTTGGGAGGGGGATGAATAAACCTAATTTACTTGCTTGAGATGGGTTTCTATCAATCACGAGCCTAATTAAAAGAAACAGAAGGGGCGGGGCAATAAACTTGAAAAGATTTATTCTGATCTGGCACTCCTACCCTTTTGATACTATGTCaaaattttaatgtttttttgttaacaatattatatgaaaaataGGCTTTTCATCTTGACACTATTTATTTTACTGATGGAAATTTTTATTGCATCTGCTTCAGATCTGGAAGGCTAAGGAGTGTTTGAACCTCTTTCCAAATAGCACAATTGTTAAAGCAGAGGCTGATACTATTGACGCGCTTACCATTAAACTTCCCAGCCTTGGCGTTACCCTTCTACCCTTGCAGTTTAGGCAAATAAAAGATCCAATGGACATTATTAATATGGTAATTACGGGTCAACGTGGAGCTTATCTCAATGTGGATGAACTCATAGAAATTGCTAAGCTTCTTGGATTGAGCTCCCAGGATAAGATAGCAGATGTACAGGAGGCACTGGCAAGAGAAGCTGCTGTTTCTGGTGATCTGCAACTGGCATTTGATCTCTGCCTTGTTTTGGTTCAGAAAGGACATGGACCCATTTGGGACTTATCTGCTGCAATAGCAAGAGGTCCTGTCCTTGATAATATGGACATAAGTTCTCGAAAACAGCTGCTAGGTTTTGCTTTGAGCCATTGCGATGAAGAATCTATTGGTGAGCTGCTGCATGCATGGAAGGATCTTGATATGCAAAGTCAATGTGAAACGTTAATGATATTGACAGGGACAAATCCTCCAAACTTCTCTGTTCAAAATTTTTCAATCACCTCACTTCCAATTCACAGTATTCAAGATATAGTGACCCTGAGAGATTGCTCTGAAATGGTGGGTGTTGGTAATGGTGACCAGGAAGTTCATTTTgagaacataaaaaatatacTTTTTACTGTTGCAAAAGAGTTACCTATTGAGAAAAGAACAGATTGGGATTCTCTtctaaaagaaaatggaaaactacTGACTTTTGCTGCATTACAGCTTCCGTGGTTGCTTGAATTGAGTAGGAATGCggagcatgggaaaaaaaatattcctgGCACAAAAGCCCTTGCTGGGAAGCCGTATATGAATGTGAGAACACAAGCTGTAGTGTGTATACTGTCCTGGTTGGCAAGAAATGATATTGTTCCTAGTGATGATCTAATTGCATCTCTAGCGAAATCAATAATGGAGCCACCTGTtactgaagaagaagacatccTTGGATGCTCATTCTTATTAAATCTCGTGGATGCTTTTCATGGTAAGGAAATAATAGAGGAGCAGTTGAGAACAAGGGAAGCATACCATGAGATCTCTTCTATCATGAACATGGGGATGCTATATAGTTCGTTGCACAACTTTGGTGTGGAATGTGATGGTCCTTTTCCGAGAAGGGATCTGCTGCTGCAGAAATTCCAAGAGAAGCACAAAACACTCACTTCAGGTTATTTGTTACTCTCAATATTGTCTTCACGTGATCCTTAGTGATTTTAATCATGGGTCTAGTCTTGTTATGGGAATCTATATCtttaaaaattcataaaaaagaaaaaaactataattttTCAAgatattactctctctctcactctatcTTTTACCTATCATTTATGTATCAGATGCTATGGTGAAGATTGATGAAGTGCAATCTACCTTCTGGAGAGATTGGAAATCAAAACTAGAAGAACAGAAGCGCATGGCAGATCAGTCTAGGGCACTAGAGCAACTAATACCTGGGGTTGAAACTGCGCGGTTTTTCTCTGGGGATTATGTTTACATTGAAAGTGTTATTCTTTCCTTGATTGATTCATTAAAGCTGGAAAAGAAACCTGTGTTGAAGGAAGCATTGAAATTAGCTGATGCTTATGGCTTGAAGCAAActgatgtatctctctctctctctctctctctctctcttagttgCACCCCTCATGTCATAGGAGATTTCTGCgttttcaattttaattgaTAGATTTGAAATACTAAAGCAAGCAACAGATtactattttcagatttatcaaatttctcccatctttcttcAAATCATATTGACTTCTGAGATTTTTCTTATGTTCTAATCTGTTTTCTAACTAATTTGGATTCTATCtgctatttattttccttttatttatcttcttcccccttTCATATCTGCTTCTATCTTCTAAATCTATCCAGGTTGTACTTGGAGTTCCACGCCTGCAtattaattatgtatttatagcCTTCTAAATGTTTGATCTATTCTAATACGTggttgtttcctttttatgtaGGTGCTACTACTGTTCTTTAGTTCTGTCCTTGTTTCTGAGGTTTGGACAAATGATGATATTGTGGCTGAAACTTCGGAGCATAGGGAGATAATGCATGCTTGTGCTGCAGAAGTCATTAAAACCATTTTCTTAATTGTCTATCCTGCAATTGATGGGTGCAACAAGGAGCGCATTGCTTTCATATACAGTATTCTCTCTGACTGCTACTTGCAGATGGAGAGAACTGAAGAACCCTTATCAGTCACACCCCCTGATTTATCAGATACTTGTAATCTTGGTTTAACACAACTCTACAGGGTTCTTGAGCAAGAATGCAGAAGGGTTTCCTTTATCAAGAATTTGAACTTTAAAAACATTGCTGGGTTAGGTGGTTTGAAATTTGAGTGCTTCAGCAATGAAGTTTACAAAAGCATCGATGAATCAAGTGTGGAAGCTTTAGCAAAAATGGTTCAGAATCTTGTCAGTATTCATACTGATTCTGAGCATTTTGTGTCGTCACAGGAGGTTTACAAGCACTATGTTTTGAGTTTGTTGGCAACTTTCAATGGTAGAACCAAAATTTATGGTCATCCTGATGATCCAGAAAACTTTCAGCGCTTCATAAGTGAACTTGAGCAGAACTATGATCATTGCAGGTTCTATATTGAATCCTTGTCCCAATCAGATGGCTTGAACATTATGTGGCGATACTACACATCAAGCCTTCTCACAGATAAATCTTCTGGGAATTTAAGAGGTGACTCAGCATGGCTGGACTGCCTTATCTCGCTTTTGAATTTCTGGATTAGAATGGCAGATGATATGCAAGGGATTGCATCATATGAGAGTTCAGAAGACTTGCTCATAAAGCTTAATCTGAAAAAACTATGGAAATGTTTGAAGGTTTTCAGTAGCTTGGTGATGGAGGAGAAAGTTTTGGTAAGTCAAGGTTGGTACACTGTTCACAACTATGCAAAGTGTGAGCTTGTGAACAATTCCATTGATCAGGTTTTTATTTTCTGCAAAACCATGGTTTTTTCTGGCTGTGGGTTTAGAGCCATTGCTGAAGTCTTTTCTGAAGCCATGGTGCCGGACCCAACCAGCTCAAATTTGGACCCGGATAATGAATTTAATCTGGATTATACTCAGAATCTTCCACAACTTTACATAAATATATTGAACTCTGTTTTGTTTGATTTAGCAAGTGAATCTGCTGAACGCCAGAATTTCCATTACTTGTTGTCATCACTAAGTAAATTGGAGGGTAATCTGGACAATTTGAAGAAGGTTAGGTATGCTGTCTGGGGAAGATTGGGGACATACTCTGGTAATATGCAACTGCAAAGTCATGTTCGAGTTTATGCTTTAGAACTTATGCAGTCCATCATGGGTAGGAATCACAAGGGTCCATCCGAGCCCTTACCAGATGTTCAACCATGGGAAGGGTGGGATGAATTTCATGCTTCCACGGCAAGCAGTGAGACTCCCAATCTGGGTGGGGTGAATCTCTCAGATGCATCAAGCTTACTTACTAATACATTGATTGCCCTTAGGTCGACCCAACTGGCAGCAGAAATTTCACCAAATATTGAAATCTCGTCAGATGATCTTTTGACGGTGGACTCAGCAGTCTCTTGCTTCTTGAATTTAGCTAGAGTTGCTAGTACTAAATCACATTTGGATGCTCTACAAGCCATCCTGGAAGAGTGGGAAGGGTTTTTCTCTAGTGTGAGAAACGAAGAGGATTCATGTGAAGCAGCTGATGTTGGAAACAACTGGAGCAGTGATAACTGGGATGAGGGCTGGGAAAGCTTTCAGGAAGAACCTATtgagaaagaagggagaaatgaGAGATCTCTTTCTGTCCATCCTCTACAGATGTGCTGGATGGAGATAATCAAAAAGCTTGTTGTGCAGTCCCAATTTGTAGATGTGATGAGACTGATGGACCAATCCTTATTGAAACCTAATGGCGTTTTGCTGAGTGAGGACAGTGCTCGGAGCTTGAGTCATTTTGTTTCTGCCATGGATTGCTTTGTGGCTCTAAAGATAGTGTTGTTACTTCCTTACGAAGCTGTTTGGTTGGAGTGCTTACAAACTGTTGAGGCTAAGTTGAAACAAGAAGGTATCACCAACACAAGGAGCCGAGATCATGAGCTTTTTATCCTTATTTTATCATCTGGGCTGGCGTCGAACATTGCCACCAACTCCAATTACAGTACCACTTTCTCATACTTGTGTTATTTGGCGGGGCATTTCTCACACCTTTGTCTGGAAGTGGACTTATCCCGAGTCAAATCTATAGTGAGGGAGGGGACTAGTACTGGTCAAGAtgactttctttttctcttcagaAGAATTTTATTTCCGTGCTTTATATCAGAGCTTGTGAAGACAAAGCAGCAGCTTCTAGCTGGTTTTTTGGTAACTCAGT
This genomic stretch from Macadamia integrifolia cultivar HAES 741 chromosome 2, SCU_Mint_v3, whole genome shotgun sequence harbors:
- the LOC122071911 gene encoding MAG2-interacting protein 2 isoform X1, which codes for MEESVRDVVFEKRYHASRPFSSNYPPQQLNDGAREGFLSFLSARGVSQLKEKWNEYKRPRKLKKFVSLFISPSGQYIAVAVGNQITVLHKDDDYKEPCGIFTNDRMSTFIHGAWSDFHDVLGVIDEEDTLYFIKPNGDDIARIKKQQLKIAVPIIGLIAQNDHDAKSSCLCGFNILMSDGLLHYIEVSRQSDASVTSIPISSNRASLKKNFPPYISCLDFHSELSLLVVVGSAGDNGFYFLSLGRISRNADLDLVFQTPKFEGYVSAPKGYIGALSTPKVLISPLGKYVAVLDLMGGLDVFSLDSELCSLSIIECGQRNYSHTTSILSGREKFYNDVVDFTWWSDEILVLARRIGVVTMIDIPSGVKRMENDPVFTVSVLERVQQCQGFVFLLESTLSDASHVASDSVGTTNVHDIGQTAQGQSRFNQLDIAKSHWSLVSFLAKSVSEMYNIILSNQEYQAAMDFANRHGLDKDKIFKSQWLHSNHGRNEINMFLSNIKDQDFVLSECVDKVGPTEDAVKDLIAYGLRITNWYRFSEPETGDCRQIWDFRMRRLQLLQFKDRLETFVGINMGRFSVQEYCKFRVVPLNEAAVSLAESGKIGALNLLFKRHPYSLAPFLLDILAAIPETVPVQTYGQLLPGRSPFTAAMREKDWVESEEMVNYIKEFSNNHENVIHTRTEFILNQCLGFVWPSIDELSLWYKNRAREIDSLSGQLDNCLRMVEFACQKGLEELQQFSEDISYLYSLIYTEGIDDEVNITISLTAWEQLSDYEKFKMMLKGVKEDKVVERLCEKAIPFMQRRSDAMASVSGDQGIDDQHVVGWMPADSFLVRWLLEISSENYLDICLMVIGEGCRNFQIDGFFKDGVEAIECALRCIYLCTLNDRWNTMASILSKIPQIRDTNFHPADLDKRIKLAEGHVEAGRLLAYYQVPKPISFFLEAASDEKGVKQILRLILSKFGRRNQGKSDNDWANMWRDLQCLQEKAFPFLDLEYVLMEFCRGLLKAGKFSLARNYLKGTGAVSLATEKAENLVIQAAREYFYSASSLACSEIWKAKECLNLFPNSTIVKAEADTIDALTIKLPSLGVTLLPLQFRQIKDPMDIINMVITGQRGAYLNVDELIEIAKLLGLSSQDKIADVQEALAREAAVSGDLQLAFDLCLVLVQKGHGPIWDLSAAIARGPVLDNMDISSRKQLLGFALSHCDEESIGELLHAWKDLDMQSQCETLMILTGTNPPNFSVQNFSITSLPIHSIQDIVTLRDCSEMVGVGNGDQEVHFENIKNILFTVAKELPIEKRTDWDSLLKENGKLLTFAALQLPWLLELSRNAEHGKKNIPGTKALAGKPYMNVRTQAVVCILSWLARNDIVPSDDLIASLAKSIMEPPVTEEEDILGCSFLLNLVDAFHGKEIIEEQLRTREAYHEISSIMNMGMLYSSLHNFGVECDGPFPRRDLLLQKFQEKHKTLTSDAMVKIDEVQSTFWRDWKSKLEEQKRMADQSRALEQLIPGVETARFFSGDYVYIESVILSLIDSLKLEKKPVLKEALKLADAYGLKQTDVLLLFFSSVLVSEVWTNDDIVAETSEHREIMHACAAEVIKTIFLIVYPAIDGCNKERIAFIYSILSDCYLQMERTEEPLSVTPPDLSDTCNLGLTQLYRVLEQECRRVSFIKNLNFKNIAGLGGLKFECFSNEVYKSIDESSVEALAKMVQNLVSIHTDSEHFVSSQEVYKHYVLSLLATFNGRTKIYGHPDDPENFQRFISELEQNYDHCRFYIESLSQSDGLNIMWRYYTSSLLTDKSSGNLRGDSAWLDCLISLLNFWIRMADDMQGIASYESSEDLLIKLNLKKLWKCLKVFSSLVMEEKVLVSQGWYTVHNYAKCELVNNSIDQVFIFCKTMVFSGCGFRAIAEVFSEAMVPDPTSSNLDPDNEFNLDYTQNLPQLYINILNSVLFDLASESAERQNFHYLLSSLSKLEGNLDNLKKVRYAVWGRLGTYSGNMQLQSHVRVYALELMQSIMGRNHKGPSEPLPDVQPWEGWDEFHASTASSETPNLGGVNLSDASSLLTNTLIALRSTQLAAEISPNIEISSDDLLTVDSAVSCFLNLARVASTKSHLDALQAILEEWEGFFSSVRNEEDSCEAADVGNNWSSDNWDEGWESFQEEPIEKEGRNERSLSVHPLQMCWMEIIKKLVVQSQFVDVMRLMDQSLLKPNGVLLSEDSARSLSHFVSAMDCFVALKIVLLLPYEAVWLECLQTVEAKLKQEGITNTRSRDHELFILILSSGLASNIATNSNYSTTFSYLCYLAGHFSHLCLEVDLSRVKSIVREGTSTGQDDFLFLFRRILFPCFISELVKTKQQLLAGFLVTQFMHTHASFSLINIAEASLTRYLEGLVCLPECAEPILGETDSCKSLVNTISRLRGKLGSLIQSALSCLSTNMK
- the LOC122071911 gene encoding MAG2-interacting protein 2 isoform X2, which codes for MSTFIHGAWSDFHDVLGVIDEEDTLYFIKPNGDDIARIKKQQLKIAVPIIGLIAQNDHDAKSSCLCGFNILMSDGLLHYIEVSRQSDASVTSIPISSNRASLKKNFPPYISCLDFHSELSLLVVVGSAGDNGFYFLSLGRISRNADLDLVFQTPKFEGYVSAPKGYIGALSTPKVLISPLGKYVAVLDLMGGLDVFSLDSELCSLSIIECGQRNYSHTTSILSGREKFYNDVVDFTWWSDEILVLARRIGVVTMIDIPSGVKRMENDPVFTVSVLERVQQCQGFVFLLESTLSDASHVASDSVGTTNVHDIGQTAQGQSRFNQLDIAKSHWSLVSFLAKSVSEMYNIILSNQEYQAAMDFANRHGLDKDKIFKSQWLHSNHGRNEINMFLSNIKDQDFVLSECVDKVGPTEDAVKDLIAYGLRITNWYRFSEPETGDCRQIWDFRMRRLQLLQFKDRLETFVGINMGRFSVQEYCKFRVVPLNEAAVSLAESGKIGALNLLFKRHPYSLAPFLLDILAAIPETVPVQTYGQLLPGRSPFTAAMREKDWVESEEMVNYIKEFSNNHENVIHTRTEFILNQCLGFVWPSIDELSLWYKNRAREIDSLSGQLDNCLRMVEFACQKGLEELQQFSEDISYLYSLIYTEGIDDEVNITISLTAWEQLSDYEKFKMMLKGVKEDKVVERLCEKAIPFMQRRSDAMASVSGDQGIDDQHVVGWMPADSFLVRWLLEISSENYLDICLMVIGEGCRNFQIDGFFKDGVEAIECALRCIYLCTLNDRWNTMASILSKIPQIRDTNFHPADLDKRIKLAEGHVEAGRLLAYYQVPKPISFFLEAASDEKGVKQILRLILSKFGRRNQGKSDNDWANMWRDLQCLQEKAFPFLDLEYVLMEFCRGLLKAGKFSLARNYLKGTGAVSLATEKAENLVIQAAREYFYSASSLACSEIWKAKECLNLFPNSTIVKAEADTIDALTIKLPSLGVTLLPLQFRQIKDPMDIINMVITGQRGAYLNVDELIEIAKLLGLSSQDKIADVQEALAREAAVSGDLQLAFDLCLVLVQKGHGPIWDLSAAIARGPVLDNMDISSRKQLLGFALSHCDEESIGELLHAWKDLDMQSQCETLMILTGTNPPNFSVQNFSITSLPIHSIQDIVTLRDCSEMVGVGNGDQEVHFENIKNILFTVAKELPIEKRTDWDSLLKENGKLLTFAALQLPWLLELSRNAEHGKKNIPGTKALAGKPYMNVRTQAVVCILSWLARNDIVPSDDLIASLAKSIMEPPVTEEEDILGCSFLLNLVDAFHGKEIIEEQLRTREAYHEISSIMNMGMLYSSLHNFGVECDGPFPRRDLLLQKFQEKHKTLTSDAMVKIDEVQSTFWRDWKSKLEEQKRMADQSRALEQLIPGVETARFFSGDYVYIESVILSLIDSLKLEKKPVLKEALKLADAYGLKQTDVLLLFFSSVLVSEVWTNDDIVAETSEHREIMHACAAEVIKTIFLIVYPAIDGCNKERIAFIYSILSDCYLQMERTEEPLSVTPPDLSDTCNLGLTQLYRVLEQECRRVSFIKNLNFKNIAGLGGLKFECFSNEVYKSIDESSVEALAKMVQNLVSIHTDSEHFVSSQEVYKHYVLSLLATFNGRTKIYGHPDDPENFQRFISELEQNYDHCRFYIESLSQSDGLNIMWRYYTSSLLTDKSSGNLRGDSAWLDCLISLLNFWIRMADDMQGIASYESSEDLLIKLNLKKLWKCLKVFSSLVMEEKVLVSQGWYTVHNYAKCELVNNSIDQVFIFCKTMVFSGCGFRAIAEVFSEAMVPDPTSSNLDPDNEFNLDYTQNLPQLYINILNSVLFDLASESAERQNFHYLLSSLSKLEGNLDNLKKVRYAVWGRLGTYSGNMQLQSHVRVYALELMQSIMGRNHKGPSEPLPDVQPWEGWDEFHASTASSETPNLGGVNLSDASSLLTNTLIALRSTQLAAEISPNIEISSDDLLTVDSAVSCFLNLARVASTKSHLDALQAILEEWEGFFSSVRNEEDSCEAADVGNNWSSDNWDEGWESFQEEPIEKEGRNERSLSVHPLQMCWMEIIKKLVVQSQFVDVMRLMDQSLLKPNGVLLSEDSARSLSHFVSAMDCFVALKIVLLLPYEAVWLECLQTVEAKLKQEGITNTRSRDHELFILILSSGLASNIATNSNYSTTFSYLCYLAGHFSHLCLEVDLSRVKSIVREGTSTGQDDFLFLFRRILFPCFISELVKTKQQLLAGFLVTQFMHTHASFSLINIAEASLTRYLEGLVCLPECAEPILGETDSCKSLVNTISRLRGKLGSLIQSALSCLSTNMK